From the genome of Candidatus Electrothrix communis, one region includes:
- a CDS encoding glycosyltransferase family 2 protein has translation MIHNSVDKARYEPTVTILIAAYNEEKYIGQTIANKLQLDYPKSKLEIIVISDESTDKTNEIINQFNNQNVSLLLQKPRSGKTSALNLAIPHAHGEILVFSDANSIYAPDALKQIVANFHDPEVGYVTGKMIYTDSDGTPIGDGCSAYMKYENFLRSMETQIGSVVGVDGGIDAMRKDIHSKLNSDQLPDFVQPLKVVEKGFRVVYESSALLKEDSLQESRDEYRMRVRVTLRALWALKDMDCLLFGRGGFLFSWQLWSHKVLRYFCFVFLGIAFAANLLLVPDDPIFRAFLGCQFVCYTGAILSPVFTHYGRDFTLLRLLYYFMLLNVASLHATIKFLQGKKQVIWSPRKG, from the coding sequence ATGATACATAATTCAGTTGATAAAGCAAGATATGAGCCGACAGTTACTATTCTAATTGCAGCATATAACGAAGAAAAGTATATTGGTCAAACTATTGCTAACAAATTACAGCTTGATTATCCAAAGAGTAAACTGGAGATAATTGTTATATCTGACGAATCAACCGATAAGACAAATGAAATTATAAATCAGTTTAACAATCAGAATGTAAGCTTACTCCTCCAGAAACCCAGATCAGGAAAAACATCTGCACTTAATTTGGCAATTCCCCATGCTCATGGTGAGATTCTTGTATTTTCGGATGCTAATTCAATATATGCCCCGGATGCCCTAAAACAAATTGTCGCAAACTTCCATGACCCAGAAGTTGGTTATGTCACCGGTAAAATGATTTACACTGATTCGGATGGCACCCCCATTGGCGATGGATGTTCTGCTTATATGAAGTATGAAAATTTTTTAAGAAGCATGGAAACGCAGATAGGTTCTGTGGTGGGAGTTGACGGTGGAATTGATGCCATGCGAAAAGATATTCATAGCAAATTAAACAGTGATCAATTACCTGATTTTGTTCAACCACTTAAGGTCGTGGAAAAGGGTTTTAGGGTAGTATATGAATCTTCAGCGTTGCTCAAAGAAGATTCTCTGCAGGAAAGCCGTGATGAGTACCGAATGCGGGTGAGAGTGACCTTGCGTGCTCTCTGGGCATTGAAAGATATGGATTGTTTGCTGTTTGGTCGAGGTGGTTTTCTTTTTTCCTGGCAACTTTGGTCTCACAAGGTACTGCGTTATTTTTGTTTTGTTTTTCTGGGAATTGCCTTTGCCGCGAATTTATTACTGGTGCCAGATGACCCGATTTTTAGAGCGTTTCTTGGTTGTCAGTTTGTTTGTTATACCGGGGCAATTCTTTCACCAGTGTTTACCCATTATGGTAGAGATTTTACCCTCCTGCGGTTGCTGTATTATTTTATGTTGTTGAATGTTGCCTCTCTGCATGCGACCATAAAATTTTTGCAGGGGAAAAAACAGGTGATTTGGTCACCGAGAAAAGGTTGA
- a CDS encoding class I adenylate-forming enzyme family protein has translation MFTTDLIHYFLFRSARSYPEKTALVQGTERVSYRELARRAERVTQWLLRHNVQPGDRVAILTEQASEYAAAYFGILAAGGIVIGLNTQTSNHALSTVLTDSGSSIVLSHKKFQKYSSIINAQDSVLHYETDIRSLWENGERLDLKTLPKINPEDIGQIIYTSGTTGTPKGVMLRHRNLVVNTQSIISYLGLTEHDKVMAVLPFFYSYGNSLLLTHIAVGGTLIVNWSFLYPNLILDQMVAEAVTGFSGVPSSFAILLHRTAVKKYTFPKLRYLTQAGAAMSPTLAVDLSAVFSDAKIFIMYGQTEASARLSFLMPDRIVDKAGSIGKAIPGVTLEICRPDGTTAEADEVGEIVASGENIMAGYWHNAEESANVLKNGKLWTGDLARVDHDGFIFIESRKSDMIKSGAHKIAPKEIEEAIMQCRGIHEVAVVGHEDTILGEKIVAFIVFKENYNISKKEVLKHCRRNLPVFKTPHEIILLDELPKTSTGKIKKTELKK, from the coding sequence ATGTTTACAACCGACCTGATCCATTATTTTTTGTTCCGGTCAGCTCGCTCGTATCCTGAGAAGACGGCCTTGGTACAGGGAACAGAACGTGTAAGCTATAGAGAACTTGCCCGACGAGCAGAGCGGGTCACCCAGTGGCTGTTGCGCCATAATGTACAGCCCGGTGACCGGGTAGCCATTCTTACCGAGCAGGCCAGTGAGTATGCAGCAGCTTATTTTGGGATATTGGCAGCAGGTGGAATTGTTATCGGCCTTAACACCCAGACCTCCAACCATGCACTCAGCACGGTTCTTACTGATAGCGGAAGCTCCATTGTCCTGTCCCATAAGAAATTTCAAAAATACAGCTCCATAATCAACGCCCAGGACTCGGTTCTTCATTACGAAACAGACATACGGTCATTGTGGGAGAATGGGGAGCGTCTTGATCTTAAAACACTCCCCAAAATAAACCCAGAGGATATCGGACAGATAATCTATACTTCCGGTACAACCGGCACCCCTAAAGGGGTAATGCTCAGGCATCGTAATCTGGTAGTTAACACGCAGTCCATTATCAGCTATCTCGGACTTACAGAACATGATAAGGTCATGGCTGTGCTTCCTTTTTTTTATTCGTACGGCAACTCTCTGCTGCTGACTCATATTGCCGTAGGTGGAACTCTGATTGTAAACTGGAGTTTCCTCTATCCCAACCTGATTCTTGATCAGATGGTGGCTGAAGCCGTAACAGGTTTTTCTGGAGTACCATCAAGTTTTGCCATTTTATTGCATCGTACCGCTGTCAAAAAATACACATTCCCCAAGCTGCGATACTTGACCCAGGCTGGAGCGGCCATGTCGCCAACACTTGCGGTTGACCTCTCTGCGGTTTTTTCGGATGCGAAAATTTTCATCATGTATGGGCAGACCGAGGCTTCTGCACGGCTTAGCTTTCTCATGCCGGATAGAATCGTCGATAAGGCGGGGAGTATAGGCAAGGCAATACCCGGGGTGACCCTAGAGATTTGTCGCCCAGACGGAACAACAGCAGAAGCGGATGAGGTTGGAGAAATTGTAGCAAGTGGTGAAAATATCATGGCAGGGTATTGGCATAATGCTGAGGAAAGTGCCAACGTTTTGAAAAACGGAAAATTATGGACCGGAGATCTTGCGCGAGTTGATCACGATGGATTTATTTTTATTGAGAGTCGCAAAAGCGATATGATTAAATCCGGCGCCCACAAAATCGCTCCAAAAGAAATTGAAGAAGCAATTATGCAATGCAGAGGCATTCACGAGGTTGCCGTAGTCGGACATGAAGATACAATTCTTGGTGAAAAGATAGTGGCTTTTATTGTATTCAAAGAAAATTATAATATTTCCAAAAAAGAGGTGCTCAAACATTGTCGACGCAACCTTCCTGTATTCAAAACGCCTCATGAAATTATTCTTCTGGATGAATTGCCTAAAACTTCTACAGGCAAAATAAAAAAAACGGAGTTGAAAAAATGA
- a CDS encoding VOC family protein: MKNRMQIDHIGIVVLSLEEAVHHWEQVFGYKQYTCKVENTRQKVYVVFLKKEGSLPVKLLEPADKTSPIYRFAKRGGGLHHLCFKCDDLNKEVIRMEELGLRILTPPEPGEAFANEDIAFIFAKQGLNIELIDTDKRACVIK, translated from the coding sequence TTGAAAAACAGAATGCAGATAGACCATATTGGCATAGTTGTCCTTTCACTCGAAGAGGCTGTTCACCATTGGGAACAAGTTTTTGGCTACAAGCAGTACACTTGTAAAGTAGAAAATACCAGGCAGAAGGTGTATGTTGTTTTTTTGAAAAAAGAAGGATCTTTGCCGGTAAAGTTGTTAGAGCCAGCTGATAAAACTTCTCCGATCTATCGTTTTGCCAAGCGTGGCGGGGGCCTGCATCATCTCTGTTTTAAGTGTGATGACCTTAATAAAGAAGTAATAAGGATGGAAGAGTTGGGGTTGCGTATATTAACCCCCCCTGAACCGGGTGAGGCTTTTGCCAATGAGGATATTGCTTTTATCTTTGCTAAACAGGGACTCAATATCGAACTCATTGATACGGATAAGCGTGCCTGTGTCATAAAATAG
- a CDS encoding glycosyltransferase, with protein MTRLKILHIIDSGGLYGAEVMLLNLAMEQQLAGVEPVIGSIGECGIHEKAVERAARKIGISVKIFRMNPRLNMQGIREVLVYCHSNGFHLIHCHGYKGNILFGFLPKRIRKIPIVTTLHGWTSTPGFSKIRIYEWLDARSLQFLDAVILVNKNMLHHPRLPKISKEKLFVVNNGIPVKQNVNVVLDQDIVDFCKEGFILGSVGRYSREKGFAVLIKALHILLHQGLDVKLLLIGEGHLREELIMLATSLEIDDKVFFTGYRDRAAAYMELVNVYVISSFTEGLPITLLEAMKANTPIVATSVGGIPDVLEHNQDALLVPAQTAKPLAAAIKQIWNEPQLATDRTVGAYEKFIHKYSSKNMAQAYTDVYRQVGIAVESVGSNV; from the coding sequence ATGACTCGGTTGAAAATTCTTCATATTATTGATAGCGGTGGGCTGTACGGTGCAGAGGTGATGTTGTTAAACCTTGCCATGGAACAGCAATTGGCAGGGGTGGAACCTGTAATCGGTAGTATAGGAGAGTGTGGTATTCATGAAAAGGCGGTGGAGAGGGCGGCCCGCAAGATCGGTATTTCTGTCAAAATTTTTCGTATGAATCCTAGATTGAATATGCAGGGTATACGAGAAGTGTTGGTATATTGCCACTCTAATGGCTTTCATCTCATACATTGCCACGGTTACAAAGGGAATATTCTTTTCGGTTTCTTACCTAAAAGAATAAGAAAAATACCAATTGTTACTACCCTGCATGGTTGGACTTCTACGCCCGGATTTTCTAAAATACGCATTTATGAATGGTTGGACGCAAGAAGCCTGCAATTTCTTGATGCCGTTATTTTAGTGAACAAAAATATGCTGCATCATCCCAGATTGCCCAAAATTTCTAAAGAAAAATTGTTTGTTGTCAATAATGGTATTCCTGTAAAACAGAATGTCAATGTGGTTTTAGACCAGGATATTGTCGATTTCTGCAAAGAAGGTTTTATTCTTGGTTCTGTTGGACGGTATTCAAGGGAAAAAGGTTTTGCAGTCCTTATAAAGGCATTGCATATTCTTCTACATCAGGGATTGGACGTCAAGCTTCTGCTCATCGGTGAAGGCCATTTGCGGGAAGAATTGATAATGCTGGCCACTTCTCTCGAAATAGATGACAAAGTTTTTTTTACTGGTTATCGGGACAGGGCAGCGGCCTATATGGAACTCGTGAACGTATATGTTATTTCCTCCTTTACAGAAGGCCTCCCCATAACACTCCTTGAGGCTATGAAGGCAAACACTCCGATTGTGGCTACATCAGTTGGCGGTATTCCCGATGTGTTGGAACATAATCAAGATGCATTGCTGGTTCCTGCGCAAACCGCGAAACCACTTGCTGCCGCGATTAAACAAATATGGAATGAGCCACAGCTTGCCACAGACAGAACAGTTGGTGCGTATGAAAAATTTATCCATAAATACAGTAGTAAAAATATGGCACAGGCCTATACAGATGTGTATCGCCAGGTTGGTATAGCAGTTGAGAGCGTAGGGAGTAATGTGTGA
- a CDS encoding acyl carrier protein, with protein MSNVITKIRTFIFENFLFDAEEDALQNDTSFLEQGIIDSTGVLELVEWIEEEFGFTVGDEEIVPENFDSVNLLCDYLSQKTEKCLQPT; from the coding sequence ATGTCTAATGTAATAACTAAAATTCGCACATTTATTTTTGAAAATTTTCTTTTTGATGCAGAAGAGGATGCATTGCAGAATGATACTTCATTCCTTGAACAGGGCATTATTGATTCAACCGGCGTTCTTGAGCTTGTAGAATGGATCGAAGAAGAGTTTGGTTTTACTGTGGGCGATGAAGAAATAGTTCCAGAAAACTTTGACAGCGTGAACTTGTTGTGCGATTATCTCTCCCAAAAAACAGAAAAATGTTTACAACCGACCTGA
- a CDS encoding acyltransferase, with product MIFVDVLKQFFWSMKDHRGRANYLQSFLRNLPGQAGMTLRSNILEKKFRSHGHGLLIQEGVRILNIHTIDVGDNVVIGNGSFLQGAGGIEFGDNVLLGPDVKIWSANHKIDKITKPIIKQGWEYKKVIIEEGCWLGLNVVVLPGVHLPKGCVVSAGSVVVVKRYPAYSLLAGNPARVIGNRQSFS from the coding sequence ATGATTTTTGTAGATGTTTTAAAACAATTTTTTTGGTCCATGAAAGATCACAGGGGTAGGGCAAATTATTTACAGAGTTTTTTACGTAATCTCCCTGGACAGGCGGGCATGACGTTAAGGAGCAATATCCTTGAAAAAAAATTTAGGAGTCATGGACATGGATTGCTTATTCAAGAAGGTGTTCGTATTTTAAATATACACACAATTGATGTAGGGGATAATGTTGTCATCGGCAATGGGAGTTTTTTGCAAGGAGCGGGGGGGATAGAGTTTGGTGATAATGTTCTTCTTGGGCCTGATGTTAAGATATGGTCAGCCAATCATAAAATTGATAAAATTACAAAACCCATAATTAAGCAAGGGTGGGAGTATAAGAAAGTAATTATAGAGGAGGGGTGTTGGTTAGGTCTGAATGTCGTCGTTTTACCAGGTGTTCATCTTCCTAAGGGATGTGTTGTTTCTGCTGGTAGCGTTGTTGTGGTGAAGAGATATCCTGCCTATTCGCTCCTCGCAGGAAATCCCGCTCGCGTTATTGGAAATCGGCAGAGTTTTTCTTGA
- a CDS encoding polysaccharide deacetylase family protein: MAASFCTDKIILLTFDVEDWFQVENFKEYIPYSSWGSKEVRVEKNTNELLDLLDSSSVPVRATFFILGWIAKRYPDLVREIQKRGHEVASHGFDHHLCYNQSLDDLRDDLLRSKELLEDLTGKQVLGYRAPSFSITDDALSLAGEVGYLYDSSFNSYEGHGRYGSLSLPQNTGQDAPIYSMNSLIYEIPVSNLRIGSKIIPWGGGGYFRLLPAFLHRFGVKQILEQKNAILFICIHGKLILSNQE, translated from the coding sequence ATGGCTGCATCCTTCTGTACCGACAAAATAATTCTTCTAACTTTTGATGTTGAAGATTGGTTTCAGGTAGAAAATTTTAAGGAATATATCCCCTACTCTTCATGGGGTTCAAAAGAGGTACGTGTAGAAAAAAACACGAACGAATTATTAGACTTGCTGGATTCCTCTTCCGTTCCTGTACGAGCTACTTTTTTTATCCTGGGCTGGATAGCTAAGCGTTACCCCGATCTGGTACGAGAAATACAGAAAAGGGGACACGAGGTCGCATCCCATGGTTTTGATCATCATCTTTGTTATAATCAATCGCTGGACGATTTGCGTGATGATTTGCTCAGGAGTAAAGAATTGTTGGAAGACCTTACCGGAAAACAGGTTTTAGGATATCGGGCTCCGAGTTTTTCCATAACAGATGACGCTCTTTCTCTTGCGGGTGAAGTTGGATATCTTTATGATTCGAGCTTTAATTCTTATGAAGGGCATGGCCGTTACGGGTCGCTGAGCTTACCTCAAAATACAGGGCAGGATGCGCCAATCTACTCAATGAATTCTTTGATTTACGAGATTCCAGTGAGTAATTTAAGGATTGGCTCTAAAATTATCCCCTGGGGAGGTGGAGGGTATTTCAGACTGTTACCTGCTTTTTTGCACAGATTTGGTGTAAAACAAATTCTTGAACAAAAAAATGCTATACTTTTTATATGCATCCATGGGAAATTGATCCTGAGCAACCAAGAGTGA